From the genome of Gemmatimonadota bacterium:
AAGTCTGAGCTCGAGAAGGTTTTCGAGCTGTCCAAGTTCAGAGGGTAAGGTTCCAGCCAACTGGTTCCTGCCAAGGGTCAGCACCGTGAGATTCCTCAACTGTCCGATTTCCGGTGGAATGCCGCCGGTCAGCCGATTGTTCCAGAGGCGCAAGACTCTGAGGTTCTTAATTTGTCCGATTTCCGGTGGAATATGACCGGACAAATGATTGCCCAAAAAGGACAAGTAGATTAGGTTTTTCAATTTCCCGATTTCGGCCGGGATCGATCCTTGAACATTGTTTAACCGCAATTCCAGCCTGGTTACCTCGCCCTGTGCGTTGGTCATAACTCCGAACCAGTCGCCCAGAGGCAAATCACTTAGCCAGTTCGACTTGCTTGACCAGTCCGGGCCGTTTGTAGCATGGTACAACGCAATCAGCGCGTCCCGGTCCCTACTCGTATCCGTGACCGTAACGTTCACGCTCGCCGAGGCGTTCCCCGCCCTGGCGGTGATCTGCGCGGCGCCGTTCATGACGGCGGTGACGAGTCCCTGGGAGTTGACCGTGGCGACGGCGGCATTGCCGCTCGACCAGGTAACGACCGCGCCCGGAACCGGCTGACCGTTCTGGTCGAGAACGGTGGCACTGAGTTGCGCGGTCTGGCCGATCGCCGTCAGCGTAGTCGTTGCTGGCGTGATCATGATGCGAGTTGGTACCTGCTGGGTGGGAGGAGGCGTCGGGGGCTGTGGCGGGGTGGGTTTTGTCGGACTGTCTTTGCCGCAGGTGGCGATCACCAGAAGCGCCAGTCCAGCGATGAGGATCAGCGAAATTCGGAAAGCAGCCGTCATCGATGGGTTTGTATGACTCGCCATGCGTAACCTCCGAATTCAACCGCATGAAACGCGTTCACCCGCGGCAGAGATTCGGCCATCAGGTCAGTCCATACTTGGCCTGGAGGTCGCAGCCACCTTCAAAACGTGAAACTTGCTCCCGCAAACACCATCGGCTTTTCGTTCCCACGCCGGGAAACGTCAAACCATGGACTCAAATCGAACTGTCCGGCAGAATTCGGCATGGTGATCCTGATGGAAGCCCATTCCTGGCGACGAATCAGCGAACCAACGACCAGACCACAAAGTCCGAGTCCACCTCCAAACGCGGCGGCTGTCAGTGTGGCCGTCTTGAAACTCAATTCATCGCAAAACTCGTCGCCGGTTCCCAAAGTCACGACTTCGCAGGCTTCATGAGTTAGCGCGCCGTAGAGTATACCTCCCGCGACTCCGACGCCTGCCCCATACACCAGACCTTCTTTCCAATAGCTTCGGGTCCCCAGACTCCGTTCCAGTTTCAGTACATCGCCGAATCGAACGAAACTGGTCGCGTTACCGGACCGGTTTAGTTCGAAGCCGTTACGGTCCACTGACACAACCGTGCCGGAAACCGATCCTTCCATCAGGGTTACGCGAAGAAGATCCCCAATGTCCTGTCCAAATAGAGGCAAAGGAGTGCCTGCACTGAACCCCCCAAGCCAGATACAAAAGAAGAGCGGTCGAAAGCGCTTCATAATGTGCCTCTCAGAAGTGTACGTGCCGCCTGTGAGAACATGGCTTTGCCGGTACTAATCCGATGTTTCTTCCATTTGTCTTATATCATAGTTGCCATAAATCTGCCTTACCAGGTCATTGCTGAGACTGCTGAGAGCATTCTCGACGGACACGGCGTATTCCTCCTTGGCCCCACCGAACAACGAGCCGCTGAAAAGACCTTTTCTTTGCGAAGCGTTGCCCACGCCGTTAGCCACGACGGTAGTTCGCATGATCATTTCACGGTCGTAGCATGTCAACTCGACCGAGATCGACGTCGTACCCCGGGCTTCATCCTGAAACAGGCCTTCTTCCGTGTCCAGCGACACTCTGGCTGCCAGGACCCTGGGTATTATCGCAAGGTCGAGACCCTGTTCGGCGAGGGCCGCGTCCGTGGGTTGCGAGTGAAGAACGTCAACTTTCGTAAAAACGCGCGACGTCGATTGCGAAATGATCGATACGAGAGACTCTCCAATCTGAAAGACGTATTTGTCAATATCCTCGGAGTCCGAGATGGCAAAATCCCGGACTTCGTCAGGGATGTAAAGCCCGACCCTTAAGTCCAATGCTCGGGCAATTGCAGCGGTCGGACTGATGTTGGGGTCCATGACTACTCTGTGCGTGCATCCTGACAACAAAACGAACAGAACGAGACAGATCGTTAGTTTCGGTTTAATCATGATGATTCTCCTATTTATGGAAACGGCCTCTACTGACGGTATCTTCCCCCACTCTTATCGTAACCTTTTAAGCTGTGACATTAGTTCAAATCCGACTATAGCACCGTGCCCATTGACCGCCGGGATATCGAGGCGGTCTTGGTTTGTCGGGTGTTTGCATGTTTGAAATAGAGACCTTAATGAGCAATAGTACAACATATCAATAATCAATACAATATATTATCAATTATTTGTATTTTGTGGGATGTACCGATGACACATGATCCTGCATCGGTCAAATCGTAGATTAACGGGAAAGATCAGGAGAGACTTACGGGGGAGATACTTAAAAGCGTCGACCTAAATTCACCCGAACGCCTCGGCGAACTTCCGCGACCGCGTGTTGAGCAGGCTGTAGAACCCGCGCACTTCAGGATCGGGGTGGTCGCGCCACAGGCCCGTTGGGATGGTGGTGTACTGGCTGAGGACGGGTCCGTCGCGATGGCCGTAGTAGACCTGGACGGACTTGCGTTCGTGGGTGGTTTTCCGTACGGTGGCGGCGTGGACCACGGACAGGTTGAAGAGGATGACTGTGCCGGCCGGTCCGTGGAGATGGATCCCGCCCCGCTGCTCGACCTGTTCTTCGATGTCCAGGATGGGCCCGTCGCAGGATTCGGGCGATATGGAAAAGCAGTGGGTTTCCTCGCTCACGTCGGACAGGTAGAGCATCATCTGGAGGTAGCCGCAACGGTAGGGCCGGTCGGTCATGTGGCTCCGGTCCCGGTGCCAGACCTCCACCGGGTCGCCTTCGTGCGGCGCCATGTGGCGCAGGCAGGCTTCCGCGAGGCAACTGGGTCCCTGGAAGATGGTCTCGATCGGGCCGATGAGCGCGGGGTGGCGGATCAGCCCGTCGAATTCCGGGGAGGAGATGAGCGGCTCGCAGTTCACGCTCTGGTGACCGTCGAAGGCGATGGGCCGCCAGAAATACCCCGTCTCCGACCGATCGCGGTCGTACAGTTCGACGAAGCGGCCGACCTCATCCGGGGTAAAGGGCTGTCCGAGACTTACGTAGCCGTTTTCCTTGAAAAATCCGAGATCGAACACCGTTGGAGCGTCCTCCTCCCGTCGGTTCCGGTGCACCTACCCCGGCGCGCCTGCCTCGTCCTGCCCGCCCCGGTCCGCCTTCTTCGGCGCGACCTCCTCAGGTCCGCAGCTTACGCCCCGTTCATGACGTCCCGGAACAGCTCGGAGAAGACGGCCCGGTCACCGGGCGTGCCTACCGTGACCCGGACCAGGCGGTCCAGTCCCGGCGCGGCGGGTTTTCTCAGGAACACGCCCCGTTCGATGAGGGTATTCATCACGGCGCCGGCCCGTTCGCCCGTACCGAAATCGAAGGCGACGAAATTGGTCTGGGAAGGCAGCGAGGATATCCCCGTGTCTTCGGCCAGTTCTCGATAGTTTTCTCTACCCGCTTCCACGGCTTTTACCACGCTCGCCACGAATTCCGGGTCGCGCAGGGAGGCCAGCGCGCCGGCCTGGGCTACCAGGCTCACGCCGAAATGCAATCGGACTTTGTCGAAGGTCCGGATGACGTCCCGGTGGGCGATGGCGTAACCGACCCGGGCGCCGGCCATTCCGTGGGCCTTGGAGAAGGTGCGCACCCGGATCAGCCGGGGATCCTCCACGTCGATGGGGAGAATGGTGTCCGGCGGCACGAAGTCGAGGTAGGCCTCGTCGAGAATGAAGAGGCAGTCGGGCGGCACGCGGTCCAGGAGATCGGAGATGGCGTTGCTGCCGTAGTAGGAACCCGTCGGGTTGTCCGGATTGGACAGGTAGAGGATGGAGGCCTTCTGTTTCGCGGCCAGGTCCGTCAGCGCCGTCAAATCGTTGCGGTCGTTGCGGTAGGGCACCGTTTCCAGCCTGCCGCCGAAACCGTCGACGTGATAGACGAAGGTGGGGTAGCATCCGAGGGACGCAGCGACCGCGTCGCCCGGGTCCATGTACATGCGGACGATCAGCCCCAGCAGGTCGTCGATCCCGGCGCCGAGGGTCACGTTCTCGATGTCCACGCCGTGCATCGCGGCCAGTTCGGTCCGCAGTTCATAGCCTTCCGGGTCGCAGTACCAGGCGACGCCTCGCGCGGCTTCGCTCATGGCCGCCGCGGCCCGGGGCGATACGCCGAAGGCGCTTTCGTTGGCGCCGATGCGCACCCGGAACGGTTTTCCCTGCTGACGTTCGATGGTCTCGGGACCCACGAAGGGAGTCACGGAAGGCAGGTTCTCGACGATTTCGGAGTAAGGGGGTCTGGACATCGGGTCGGGCGCGGTCGGGCTGGCCATACTGGTCATGCTGGCTATGCTGGCCAAGTTGGCCAGGTTGCCGCGGTTATTTGCCGGGACGCTATGCCGCGGTTTCCATGTCGGCGCTGTACGTGCCGGTCCGGGCGGCGCTGTTGCACATGGCACGGTGGAAAAAGGCTTCTTGACCCGCCTTGAAACGGGCGGGATCTCCACCCCATGCCCGCAGCGGGGCCGCCTGCAGGGCGCGGCCGTAGGAGAAACTGAGTTCCCACGGGAGCTCGCCGAACATGTGGTTCATGGCGTTCAGGTGCGCCGTGGCGGTCTCGGAAGACTGCCCGCCCGACAGGAAGGCGACGCCGGGTACCTCACGCGGGACGTTTCGCAGGAAATTGTTCACCGTGCGCCGCGCGACTTCCTCCACGGAAGCCTGCTCAGGACATTCCGAACCCGAGATGACCATGCTGGGTTTCAGGACGATCCCATCCAGCTTGACCTCGTACACGGCCAGGGCCTCGAACACTTGCCGCAGCGTGACGCCGGTAACCTCGTCGCACCGGTAGATGTTATGGTCGCCGTCCATCAGCACCTCGGGTTCGACGATCGGTACGATGCCGCATTCCTGACACAGGGCGGCGTAACGCGCGAGGGCATGGGCGTTGGCGTCGATGCATACGTCCGTGGGAATGCCTTTCCCCACGGTAATGACCGCCCGCCACTTGGCGAATTTGGCGCCCAGCTTACCGTACCGGGTCAGGCGCGCGCGCAGGCCGTCGAGCCCCTCGGTGACTTTCTCTCCGGGGAAACCGGCCAGGTCATGAATGCCGGTATCCACCTTGATCCCGGGAATCACGCCTTTGTCGGACAACAGTCTGGGAAAGGGCGTTTCGGCTTCGTCCAGGGCCTTCTGGCGCAGGGTCTCGTCGTAGAGGATGACGCCGCTTATGAATTGCTCCATGCCTTCGGTGGTGAACAGCATGTGCCGGTAGGCGCGGCGGTTCTCCTTCGTCGACGGCAGTCCGATGGCATTGAACCGTTGCCTTATGGTGCCGCTGCTTTCGTCCGCGGCCAGAATCCCCCTGTCCGGGGCGACCATGGCACGAGCGACGTCATTCAATTTGGAAGGCATCTTCTTGGAAGGCATCTTCTGCGACAACTCCTCACAGGTTTACTTCGGTATTGACTAATGTTTCATCGGTTTCGTAGAACGCTGTAAATAACGCGCCCGAAGCCCGCCTGTCAATCCTTTCTTGGCCGGTCGCTTTTGGCTTGAAACGCGATCCGCCCGACGATATAATACCGCCTGCAGCCCTTTCCCGCTCCCCGATCCGCGTCCGATGATCACGGCCGGTCCGCACTGCGCCGGGACGCGGTGATTTCATCGAACCGGATGTCAGGCATCGTCCATGCCCCGCGACACGATTCAGCCGTCCCGCGACACGATTCAGCCGCGCCCCGACACGATTCAGCCGCCCCGCGTGCTGGCCATCGACATCGGCACGTCGTCCGTGCGGGCGATCCTCTTCGACCGGACGGCCCGTATCACATCCCCCACATTTCAAAAATCCTACGACATGGAGACCACGCCGGACGGCGGCGTTTCTATCGACGCGGACCGCCTGGCGGCGGTGGTGGCTTCGGTGCTCGACGACTTCTGCGCCTGGGGAGGGCCGGCAGCGGGCGAACATCCGGCGGGCGGCCATTCCTCCGGCGACCATCCCTCAGGCGGCCGTCCCGCGATCGACGGCGTGGCCATGACCACGTTCTGGCACAATGTTGTGGGCGTGGAGGGAGACCGCGCCGTGACCCCGCTGATCAGCTGGGCCGACACGCGGCCGGGGACGGTCATCGCCGAACTGGCTGAGCGTCTCGAGGCCGCCTCCGCCCACGAGCGCACCGGGTGCGTGCTCCACGCGTCCTATTTGCCCGCCAAGATATGCTGGTTCGCCCGAAACGATCCCGAAACGTTCGCCCGGGTGGAACGCTGGATGTCCATCGGTGAATACCTCTTCCTCAAGTGGTTCGGCGCGCCGGCCTGCAGCGTATCCATGGCATCCGGCACCGGGTTGTTCAACGCCCACCGGTGCGACTGGGACGACGAGACGCTGGCCGCGCTGCCGGTGGCGCGGGACCAGTTGACGCCGTTAACCGACGTGGACGAACCGGTACGGGGCCTGCAAGGCGAATTCGCGTCCCGCTGGCCCGTCCTGGCCGGAGCGTCCTGGTATCCGGCCATCGGCGACGGCGCCTGCAACAACATCGGCAGCGGTTGCGTGGACGAGGACCGCATCGCCCTGATGGTGGGTACTTCCGGCGCCATGCGGATCATGAGGCGTGCCGCGGAGTTCTCGATTCCGGACGGACTGTGGTGCTACCGGTCGGACCGCCGCAGGATCCTCATGGGCGGCGCCCTGAGCAACGGCGGGAACGTCTACGGTTGGATGCGCGACACGTTGCGCCTGGCCGACGAGCAAAGGGTCGAGCGGGACCTGGGCGGGATGGCGCCGGACAGCCACGGCCTCACGGTGCTGCCCTTCTGGGCGGGCGAGCGCAGCCCGGGTTGGCACGACGTCGCCCGGGCGGCCATTACCGGCATGACGCTGCATACCACGCCGCTGGATGTCATGCGGGCCAGCCTGGAGGCCACGGCCTACTGTTTCGCGAATATCCATGACCGGTTGCGGTCCATCTGGGGAGATGCCGGCGAGATCGTCGCTTCGGGCGCGGGCCTGTTGCAGTCGCCCGTCTGGATGCAGATGCTGGCCGATGTCCTAGAGCGGTCCATCACCGCCTCGACCGTGACCGAGGCCTCGAGCCGCGGCGCCGCGCTGCTGGCGCTGGAGGCCTCCGGCGCGCTGGAAGACCTGGCCGCCGCGCCGGCTCCCCTCGGCAAGACCTATGAACCGGATCCGGCGAACCGGGATCGCTACCGGGAAGCGATGAAACGGCAGCAGGATCTGTACGATATGATGATGGACAGTTGAGGGGCCCGGTTGTATCTTAGCGGGCGTTCCGAACCTGGCGAACTTGAATAAACGAACCGCGCCAACGAACCGCGTAATCGAACCGAACCGAAAAGGACGCGAACCGTGTCAGAACACGATCTCGAGCAACGATGCATCAACACCATTCGCATGCTGGCCGTCGACGCCGTCCAGCAGGCCAACAGCGGCCACCCGGGCCTACCCATGGAAGCCGCGCCCATCGCCTACGTGCTGTGGACGCGCCTCATGCGGTACAACCCGAAGAACCCCGACTGGTCGAACCGCGACCGCTTCGTGCTCTCCGGCGGGCACGGGTCCATGCTGCTCTACGCCATGCTTCATCTCACCGGCTACGACCTCTCCCTCAATGAGATCAGGAACTTCCGGCAGTGGGAGAGCCAGACGCCCGGCCATCCCGAATACGGCGATACGCCCGGCGTAGAGACCACCACGGGACCGCTCGGCCAGGGCATCGCGAACGCCGTGGGCATGGCCATGGCCGAGGCCCACCTGGCAGCCCGGTACAACCGCCCCGGCCACGAGATCATCAACCACTACACCTATGTCATCGCCAGCGACGGCGACATGATGGAGGGCGTCGCCTCCGAGGCCTGTTCTCTCGCTGGGCACCTCGGCCTGGGCAAGCTGATCGTCCTCTACCTGGACAACAGCATCACGATCGACGGCGGCACGGACCTGGCCTTCTCGGAGAACACGGGCCTGCGGTTCGATGCTTACGGGTGGCACGTGCAGCGGGTCCTGGACGGCAACGACCTCGCCCGGGTCGAAGCCGCGGTCGAAATGGCGCGGAACGAGACGGAACGTCCCTCGGTCATCCTGTGCCGCACGGTCATCGGCTACGGCAGTCCCAACAAGGCCGGCACGTCCAAGGCCCACGGCGAGCCCCTCGGCGAAGAGGAAGTCGAACTGACCAAGCAAAGTCTCGGATGGCCGTTGAAACCGAAGTTCCTCGTCCCGGAGGACGTGCGTGACTGGTTCCAGCAGATGGTCCCGTACGGCAAGGGATGGGAACTGGCCTGGCGTCAGGCCGTCGATGCCTACGCGGAAGCCTTTCCGGAACTTGCGGAGACCTGGAAGCAGGCCATGTACGGCGAACTGCCGGCCGGCTGGGACGAGAACCTTCCGGCCTTTTCGCCCGACCAGGCGGACATGGCCACGCGGCAGGCGTCCGGCGTGACCATCAACGCGCTGTCCCAGCGCATCCCCGGCCTGCTGGGCGGCTCGGCGGACTTGGCCGGGTCCAACAACACCATGGTGGAGGCCGAATCGAACTACGCCGCCGGCAACTACGCGGGCCGCAACCTGCACTTCGGCGTGCGCGAACACGCCATGGCCTCCGCGCTGAACGGGATGACGCTCCACGGGGGCCTGCGCCCCTACGCCGGCACGTTCCTCGTGTTCTCGGACTACATGCGGCCGGCCATTCGCCTGGCGGCCCTCATGGGCATCGCGCCGGTCTACGTCTTCACCCACGACAGCGTGGGACTGGGCGAGGACGGCCCCACCCACCAGCCCATCGAACATTACATGGCGCTGCGGGCCATCCCCAACCTGACCTTGATCCGACCCGCCGACGCCGCCGAAACGGCGGAAGCCTGGGTGGCGGCGCTAAGGCGCACGGACGGCCCCGTCGCCCTGGCCCTGACCCGGCAGAAACTGCCCGTGCTGGACCGGGAAGGACGGGCGTCGGCATCGGGCACGGCACCCGCCGAGGGTCTGGCCTCGGGCTCGGGTCTCGCGTCGGGCTCGGGTCTCGCGCCCGCCGACGGCTTGCACCGGGGCGCCTACATCCTCGCCGATGCCGACGGAACACCGGACGTGATCCTCATCGCTTCCGGTTCGGAGGTCCACCTGGCCCTCGAGGCCCGGGAAACGCTGGCTGGTGAAGGGGTGGCCGCGCGCGTGGTCAGCATGCCGAGCTGGGAACTGTTCGAAGCGCAGACCGAGGAATACCGGGAATCCGTGATACCGGCGTCCATCACCGCGCGCCTGGCCGTGGAACCCGGCGTCACCCTTGGCTGGGAGCGGTACGTGGGCCCGCAGGGAGACGTCATCGGCCTCGAACGCTTCGGCGCATCGGCGCCTTACCAGGACGTGTTCGAGCACCTGGGCTTCACGGCGGAAAACATCGCCGGCAGGGCGAAGGCACTGGTTACAGCAAGCGGATAATCAGAACCCCACCTCCTTGAACACCTCCAGCGGTATCTCGCGCTCCAGGTCCTTGATGTACTGGTAGTTGGTGTCTACGACCCGGTATCCCATGTTCGTGTACAGGAGAATGGGCCGGGGGCTGCCCGTGTTCGCCTGGGTGGTGGCGTGGCGGTATCCGAGCCGGCGCATTTCCCTGAGCAACACTTCCATCATATATCGTCCGAACCCTTTGCCCTGCTCCCCCTCGCTGACCCGCCCTCCCACCGGGCTGCCTTCGATGGAGAACCACGGAATGTAGAAGGTATCCTGCGCCTGGAGCGACCGGCAGAAATCCCCCAGCGACTGGGCGAATCCCTGGCCGATGCACTGATCTCCCCGGAAGAGCTGGAACTCCATGTTGGGCAGCCTGCCGCGACCGGGACGGACTTCGAACCGCGAGGTCACGCCGGGGTCCGGCAGTACGGGATCGGGTACGGTGAATTCCGGCAG
Proteins encoded in this window:
- a CDS encoding leucine-rich repeat domain-containing protein, encoding MASHTNPSMTAAFRISLILIAGLALLVIATCGKDSPTKPTPPQPPTPPPTQQVPTRIMITPATTTLTAIGQTAQLSATVLDQNGQPVPGAVVTWSSGNAAVATVNSQGLVTAVMNGAAQITARAGNASASVNVTVTDTSRDRDALIALYHATNGPDWSSKSNWLSDLPLGDWFGVMTNAQGEVTRLELRLNNVQGSIPAEIGKLKNLIYLSFLGNHLSGHIPPEIGQIKNLRVLRLWNNRLTGGIPPEIGQLRNLTVLTLGRNQLAGTLPSELGQLENLLELRLDENTELSGPLPTEFTRMTQLRRLRLNGTETCIPPTTPFHQWLSGIPAKSISAYCTSPERDALIALYRRTNGRNWTNSTNWTSYTSPGDWFGVTTDADGKVTKLVLQDNNMSGLLPGQLSDLTRLEVLNLSSNSGLSASIPRSFTGLDLSALDLGGTQVCAPVDDQFREW
- a CDS encoding phytanoyl-CoA dioxygenase family protein, which gives rise to MFDLGFFKENGYVSLGQPFTPDEVGRFVELYDRDRSETGYFWRPIAFDGHQSVNCEPLISSPEFDGLIRHPALIGPIETIFQGPSCLAEACLRHMAPHEGDPVEVWHRDRSHMTDRPYRCGYLQMMLYLSDVSEETHCFSISPESCDGPILDIEEQVEQRGGIHLHGPAGTVILFNLSVVHAATVRKTTHERKSVQVYYGHRDGPVLSQYTTIPTGLWRDHPDPEVRGFYSLLNTRSRKFAEAFG
- a CDS encoding aminotransferase class I/II-fold pyridoxal phosphate-dependent enzyme produces the protein MSRPPYSEIVENLPSVTPFVGPETIERQQGKPFRVRIGANESAFGVSPRAAAAMSEAARGVAWYCDPEGYELRTELAAMHGVDIENVTLGAGIDDLLGLIVRMYMDPGDAVAASLGCYPTFVYHVDGFGGRLETVPYRNDRNDLTALTDLAAKQKASILYLSNPDNPTGSYYGSNAISDLLDRVPPDCLFILDEAYLDFVPPDTILPIDVEDPRLIRVRTFSKAHGMAGARVGYAIAHRDVIRTFDKVRLHFGVSLVAQAGALASLRDPEFVASVVKAVEAGRENYRELAEDTGISSLPSQTNFVAFDFGTGERAGAVMNTLIERGVFLRKPAAPGLDRLVRVTVGTPGDRAVFSELFRDVMNGA
- a CDS encoding fructose-bisphosphate aldolase class I, with product MPSKKMPSKLNDVARAMVAPDRGILAADESSGTIRQRFNAIGLPSTKENRRAYRHMLFTTEGMEQFISGVILYDETLRQKALDEAETPFPRLLSDKGVIPGIKVDTGIHDLAGFPGEKVTEGLDGLRARLTRYGKLGAKFAKWRAVITVGKGIPTDVCIDANAHALARYAALCQECGIVPIVEPEVLMDGDHNIYRCDEVTGVTLRQVFEALAVYEVKLDGIVLKPSMVISGSECPEQASVEEVARRTVNNFLRNVPREVPGVAFLSGGQSSETATAHLNAMNHMFGELPWELSFSYGRALQAAPLRAWGGDPARFKAGQEAFFHRAMCNSAARTGTYSADMETAA
- a CDS encoding gluconokinase translates to MPRDTIQPSRDTIQPRPDTIQPPRVLAIDIGTSSVRAILFDRTARITSPTFQKSYDMETTPDGGVSIDADRLAAVVASVLDDFCAWGGPAAGEHPAGGHSSGDHPSGGRPAIDGVAMTTFWHNVVGVEGDRAVTPLISWADTRPGTVIAELAERLEAASAHERTGCVLHASYLPAKICWFARNDPETFARVERWMSIGEYLFLKWFGAPACSVSMASGTGLFNAHRCDWDDETLAALPVARDQLTPLTDVDEPVRGLQGEFASRWPVLAGASWYPAIGDGACNNIGSGCVDEDRIALMVGTSGAMRIMRRAAEFSIPDGLWCYRSDRRRILMGGALSNGGNVYGWMRDTLRLADEQRVERDLGGMAPDSHGLTVLPFWAGERSPGWHDVARAAITGMTLHTTPLDVMRASLEATAYCFANIHDRLRSIWGDAGEIVASGAGLLQSPVWMQMLADVLERSITASTVTEASSRGAALLALEASGALEDLAAAPAPLGKTYEPDPANRDRYREAMKRQQDLYDMMMDS
- the tkt gene encoding transketolase, which gives rise to MSEHDLEQRCINTIRMLAVDAVQQANSGHPGLPMEAAPIAYVLWTRLMRYNPKNPDWSNRDRFVLSGGHGSMLLYAMLHLTGYDLSLNEIRNFRQWESQTPGHPEYGDTPGVETTTGPLGQGIANAVGMAMAEAHLAARYNRPGHEIINHYTYVIASDGDMMEGVASEACSLAGHLGLGKLIVLYLDNSITIDGGTDLAFSENTGLRFDAYGWHVQRVLDGNDLARVEAAVEMARNETERPSVILCRTVIGYGSPNKAGTSKAHGEPLGEEEVELTKQSLGWPLKPKFLVPEDVRDWFQQMVPYGKGWELAWRQAVDAYAEAFPELAETWKQAMYGELPAGWDENLPAFSPDQADMATRQASGVTINALSQRIPGLLGGSADLAGSNNTMVEAESNYAAGNYAGRNLHFGVREHAMASALNGMTLHGGLRPYAGTFLVFSDYMRPAIRLAALMGIAPVYVFTHDSVGLGEDGPTHQPIEHYMALRAIPNLTLIRPADAAETAEAWVAALRRTDGPVALALTRQKLPVLDREGRASASGTAPAEGLASGSGLASGSGLAPADGLHRGAYILADADGTPDVILIASGSEVHLALEARETLAGEGVAARVVSMPSWELFEAQTEEYRESVIPASITARLAVEPGVTLGWERYVGPQGDVIGLERFGASAPYQDVFEHLGFTAENIAGRAKALVTASG